Genomic DNA from Haloplanus sp. HW8-1:
GCCCGCTCCATGAACGCTGTCGCCGCCTCGACGGCGTAGCCGAGCGTCTCCCCGTGGGCTATGTGGGCGGCGATGGCACTCGACAGCGTACAGCCGGAGCCGTGGGTGGCGTCTGTGTCGATCCGAGGGTGTTCGAACGTCCGCACCGTCGGCTCCCCGTCGGGGAGCGCACTGACCAGCGTGTCGGTTACCGTCTCGCCACCGTTCACGTGGCCGCCTTTGACCAGCGCGGCGTCGGCACCCATTTCGACGAGCGCCTCGCCGGCCGCCTGGGCACTCTCGCGGTCCGTGGGCTCGATGCCCGTCAGGACTGCGGCCTCGTCGGCGTTCGGCGTGACGAGTCGCGCCTCGGCGATCAGCGACTCGTAAGCCGCCTCGGCCGCCGCGTCGAGCAGGCGGTCGCCGCTCGCGGCGACCATCACCGGATCGACGACGACGGGTGCCGTGGCGTCGGCTGCTCGGTCGGCCACCAGATCGATCACCGGTTCGGTCGCGAGCATCCCTGTCTTCACCGCCCCGAGGTCGAGGTCCGTCGCGACGGCCTCGTACTGCGCCGCGATCTCCTCGACCGGCAGGACGTGCGTACTCTCGACCCCGACGGTGTTCTGGGCCGTGACCGCGGTGACGACCGAAGTCCCGAAGACGCCGTGGGCCTCCATGGTCTTCAGATCCGCTTGGATCCCCGCCCCGCCGCCGGAGTCGCTCCCGGCGACGGTGAGCGCGACCGGCGGCGAGACTGGCGCCCGAGCGCGAGTCATGCCACGTTCACCCCGGACGCTTCGATCCGACCCAGTCGACGGTCACGACACGGTGCCGCGTCGCATGACGTTGCCATGCAACCGACTATTACGAGCTGATATTTATCGGTGATGGAGGCGTCGCTGTTCGACCGAAGCGACAAGACCTATCTACGATCGGGGAAAACGCAGGGGCACGTAGATGTGGGATCGCTCGTCCAGTCGCCTCGTTGCCGTCGCAGTCGCAGTCGCGGTGGTACTGGTGTCGGCTGTCGTTCCGGTGATCGGGGCCGTTGCGCCGGCAGGGACGTCGTCGCCCCAGATCGCATCGGGACCGACGTTCCAACAGGGCGTCGACACCGACTCCGTTCGGCTGATCGTCTCCGTCGATCGGAACGGCTCGGCCGCCTGGACCGTCCAGTACTGGACGCGTCTCGACGACGAGAACACCACCACGGCGTTCGAGTCGTTGCAGGCCGACATCGAGGCGACTCCGTCGAACTTCTCCGACCGGTTCGCCTCGCGGATGCGCTCGACGGTTTCCACGGCGGAGAACGCGACCGGACGGGAGATGAACGCGACGGACTTCGGCGTGAGCGCAGAGACGCGGACGCCACCCCAGTACGGCGTCGTCAGTTACACCTTCCGGTGGAACGGCTTCGCCGTCGTGGAGGGCGATACCATCCGGATCGGGGATGCAATCGAGGGACTCTTCCTCGACGACCGGACACGGCTCGTCGTGGAGTGGCCGTCCGACTACGCGCCCACCCGAACGGCTCCGGAGCCCGACGAGCGCCGTAGCGGGGCCGTCGTCTGGCGCGGCGCGGAAACGAGTTTCGTCTCAGGGGAACCGCTGATCGTCATCGAGCCCGCGCCGACCGCCACCACGACCGCTCCGGCCGGGGGAGACGGGAGCGGCGGCGAGGGCGGCCCGCCCGCCTCGCCCGACGGCGGCGGCGGGTCGTCTCTCCTGCCGATGGTCGCGCTCGGCCTCCTGTTTGCCCTCGCCGGTGTGGGCGCGTGGCGCTATCGCGACCGACTCGGCGGCGACGGGGCGGCCCAGGCGCCGAGTGCGGACGCGGATTCGGACGCGAACGGCGACGACCCGGACGCCGCCGCGGTCGTCGACGAGTCGGACGCGGCCGACGCGGAGCGCGAGGACCTCCTGAGCAACGAGGAACGCGTGCTCCAGTTCGTCCGGGAACAGGGTGGGCGGGTCAAACAGCAGGAGATCGTCGAGGCGTTCGACTGGACCGAGGCCAGGACGAGCCAGATCGTCCGCGACCTCCGGGACGACGGCTCGCTCGAGGGCTTCCGTCTCGGTCGCGAGAACGTTCTGAAACTTCCGGACGAGGAGTGACGACCCCGATCACCACAATCGACGGACAGCGGCGATTCAGGCTCGGCCTACACGCCGTTTAATCCGGGTTAACCGTCCTTCAGGTTCGTGGCGATTTATCGTCCGTACTCCCGTAGCGGGGACCAAGATGAGCCCGGACGTTCCGAACGTCGTCGTGTTCGCGATCGCCGTCGTCGTCGTCGCCGGCGCGGTGGCGGTGCCGGCGTCGGCGCTGGGGTCGCCGTCCACGCCGACCGCCGCCGACACGACGACCGACGAGGTGTTGCCACAGACGACAGACAACGGCTCCGCGAGCGCCAACGAATCCGTCGCTCCGGGACAACAGCTCGCCGGTGTGGTGGGCGTCCAGGGTGCCGAGATCGACGGCGAGATCGGGGAGCGCTCGCTGTCGACGCAGCTCTCGCGAGCGGAGTCGAACGCCTCGAAGGCGGCGGTGGTCGCGACGGATCTCAACCGGATCCGCGAGCGACTCGTCACCCTTCGCGAACGGCAGGAACGACTCCGGCAGGCACACCGGTCCGGCGAACTCTCGACCGGCGAGTTCCGCGCCCGGATGGCGGTGACGAGCGCGGAAGTTCGTTCGGTTCAGACCCAACTCGAGGCGAACTCGCAGGTGACCCGTGACCTCCCCGACGAGGCGCTGGGATCCTCCGGCGTCGACCGCTCCGAACTCGATCGGCTGCGGGAGGACGCGGACGAACTCCAAGGTCCGGAGGTGGCCGAGATCGCCAGACAGATCGCGGGTGAAAACCCCGGCCGGGAACTCGATCCCGAACGCGGGCCGGGCGAACTCCCCGAACCAGCGCAGGGCGACGAACGCGAGGACGAGACCGAGGGCCCCCCTGACGACCGGACCCCCGGTCCGCCGGAGGACCCGGGGGGCGGCTCGGACGCGAACAACGAAACCGCGACGACCGGCCCGCCGGAGGAGGCCGGAGACGGCTCCGGTAACGAGGGCGACAGAGGGAATGCCGAAAACGGTGAGGATCCGGGAAACGGGAACGGTGACGGTGAGGACGCCGGAAACGGTGAGGATCCGGGAAACGGGAACGGTGACGGCGAGGGCGCCGGAAACGGGAACGGGAACGGTGACGGCGAGGGCGCCGGAAACGGTGAGGATCCGGGAAACGGGAACGGTGACGGCGAGGGCGCCGGAAACGGGAACGGGAACGGTGGTGACCCGGGGAACGGTAACGCCGGCGGTGACAACGGGGGTGGGAACCGATGACCGCCACACCGCGCGTTCTGGTCGCCGATGACGAACTCGCACTGCTCGACCTCTATGCCACTTGGCTCGACGACGTCGATGTCGACCTCGTCCGGGCGCACTGTGGCGCTGAGGCCCTGTCCTACTGCGAGGACGGCGAGGTCGACGTGGCGATCCTCGACCGTCACATGCCGCGGGTGTCCGGCGACGAGGTCCTGGACTCCCTGCGCGAGTGTCCGGCCGGCCCCCGGGTGGCGTTCGTGACGGCCGCGACGCCGGACGTCCGCATCGTCGATCTCGATATCGACGCCTACCTCACGAAGCCGGTCGAGCGCGCGAAGTTCGTCGACCTCGTCCACTCGCTGGTCCATCGTGAGACGCTCCCCGAGACGGTGGATCGGTACGTCGAGAAGCTCTCGAAACGGGCGGCACTGCTCGAATCCGAGTCGCAGTCGGTGCTGCGGGCTGACCCGGTTTACTCCCGTCTCGAATCGGAGCTGTCACGCCTGGCCTCGCGGATCGACGACTACTGCCTCGAGGACCCGTACCTCTGCCGGACGCTCACGGACGGCGACGGAGCCGGCATCGGCGCGACGTTCGACCCGTTGGCCTGATCTCCGGATACGGGCGTCGTTCGGTCGGCCGTGACGGCGAACGTCGCACCTTTTTCCGTTCGCTCCCCGATTCGAGGGCTATGTCCTACGACATCGCGCTCGTTCCCGGAGACGGGATCGGACCGACGGTGGTGGACGCGGCCCTGCCGCTTCTCGACGCCGCCGCGGCGGCACACGGTTTCGACATCGAGACGACGCGCTACGACTGGGGAACCGAACGCTACCTCGAGGAGGGCGCGATGATGCCGGAGGACGGGCTGGATCGGCTGGCCGACGACGACGCCCTCCTCTTGGGCTCGGTCGGTCATCCCGACGTCCCCGATCACGTCACGCTCAACGGACTCCTCCTGCCGATCCGCAAGGGCTTCGATCAGTCCATCTGCAAGCGCCCGGCGGTGCTGTTCGAGGGCGTTCGGAGCCCGCTCCGGGGCTACGAGGGCGGCGACATCGACATCCTCGTCTTCCGCGAGAACACGGAGGGCGAGTACGCGGACGTGGGTGGGCGCGAACACCGCGGCTTCGAGAACGAGGTGGCGGTCCAGAGCGCCGTCTACACCCGACGCAGCACCGAACGCATCGTCCGCGCGGCGTTCGAGGCGGCGACGGAGCGCTCGGGAAAGCTCACAAACGTCACGAAGTCGAACGCCCAGGCCCACGGGATGGTGTTCTGGGACGACGTCGTCGACGAGGTGAGCGAGGAGTATCCCGCGGTCGACGTCGAGCGTCTGCTGGTCGACGCCGCGAGCATGGACTTCGTGCGCCGCCCCGACGAGTTCGACGTGGTGGTCGCATCGAACCTCTTCGGGGACATCCTCACCGACGTCGGTGCCATCGTCACCGGCAGCATGGGTCTGGCGCCGTCGGCGAACGTCGATCCCGACCGGACTCATCCGTCGATGTTCGAACCCGTCCACGGCAGCGCCTTCGACATCGCCGGCGAGGGTGTCGCAAACCCGCTCGCGACGGTGCTCTCGGGGTCGCTCATGTTCGATCACTTGGGCGAGACGGCGGCCGCGGCGGCGCTGTGGGACGCCGTCGCCGCACAGCTGGCCGACCCGTCGGCCCCGCGGACGCCCGACCTCGGCGGATCCGCGACGACCGACGCCGTGGCGGCCGACCTTCGCGAGCGTCTCTGACTCCCCCGGCTCGATTTCCGGGATTCGACCGTTGAAGTGCGGTGGCGTCGTTCGACGACACCATGACCGACTCCCACCTCGGGACGCCGTCGGACGCCGAGGAGCGACTCGTGCGTGGCTACGGGGGACGTCTCCTCCTTCTGGTGTCGCTCGGATGGCTCACGATCCAGGGCGGCCGGCTCGTCCTCTCGCCGCTACTCCCCTCGATCATCGACGACCTCGGGATCACGCCGTTCCGCGCCGGGCTCGCCCTCTCGACGCTGTGGGGGCTGTACGCCCTCGGCCAGTTCCCGAGCGGTCGGCTCTCCGATCGGCTCAGCCGCAAGACGCTCCTCGTCTCGGGGTTGGCCCTCGCGACGACCGGCTTCGCCGTCCTCTCGGCCGCCGTCTCCTTCCCCCTGTTTCTGGTCGGCGCGGCGGTCGTCGGCGTTGGTGCCGGGCTGTATCCCACCGCGGCCCGGGCGCTTCTTTCCGATCACTTCGAGGCGAAACGCGGGGGCGCGTTCGGCCTCCACACCGCCTCCGGCGACCTCGGCGGCGGGGCCGCGGCCGGCCTCGCCGTCGCCGCCCTCGCCGTCGCGACCTGGCGGGGTGCCTTCCTCCCGGTCGTCGGCCTCCTCGCCCCGGTCGCGGTCGTGCTCCACCTGACGAGC
This window encodes:
- a CDS encoding isocitrate/isopropylmalate dehydrogenase family protein, whose translation is MSYDIALVPGDGIGPTVVDAALPLLDAAAAAHGFDIETTRYDWGTERYLEEGAMMPEDGLDRLADDDALLLGSVGHPDVPDHVTLNGLLLPIRKGFDQSICKRPAVLFEGVRSPLRGYEGGDIDILVFRENTEGEYADVGGREHRGFENEVAVQSAVYTRRSTERIVRAAFEAATERSGKLTNVTKSNAQAHGMVFWDDVVDEVSEEYPAVDVERLLVDAASMDFVRRPDEFDVVVASNLFGDILTDVGAIVTGSMGLAPSANVDPDRTHPSMFEPVHGSAFDIAGEGVANPLATVLSGSLMFDHLGETAAAAALWDAVAAQLADPSAPRTPDLGGSATTDAVAADLRERL
- a CDS encoding DUF7096 domain-containing protein, which produces MSPDVPNVVVFAIAVVVVAGAVAVPASALGSPSTPTAADTTTDEVLPQTTDNGSASANESVAPGQQLAGVVGVQGAEIDGEIGERSLSTQLSRAESNASKAAVVATDLNRIRERLVTLRERQERLRQAHRSGELSTGEFRARMAVTSAEVRSVQTQLEANSQVTRDLPDEALGSSGVDRSELDRLREDADELQGPEVAEIARQIAGENPGRELDPERGPGELPEPAQGDEREDETEGPPDDRTPGPPEDPGGGSDANNETATTGPPEEAGDGSGNEGDRGNAENGEDPGNGNGDGEDAGNGEDPGNGNGDGEGAGNGNGNGDGEGAGNGEDPGNGNGDGEGAGNGNGNGGDPGNGNAGGDNGGGNR
- a CDS encoding DUF7345 domain-containing protein, which produces MWDRSSSRLVAVAVAVAVVLVSAVVPVIGAVAPAGTSSPQIASGPTFQQGVDTDSVRLIVSVDRNGSAAWTVQYWTRLDDENTTTAFESLQADIEATPSNFSDRFASRMRSTVSTAENATGREMNATDFGVSAETRTPPQYGVVSYTFRWNGFAVVEGDTIRIGDAIEGLFLDDRTRLVVEWPSDYAPTRTAPEPDERRSGAVVWRGAETSFVSGEPLIVIEPAPTATTTAPAGGDGSGGEGGPPASPDGGGGSSLLPMVALGLLFALAGVGAWRYRDRLGGDGAAQAPSADADSDANGDDPDAAAVVDESDAADAEREDLLSNEERVLQFVREQGGRVKQQEIVEAFDWTEARTSQIVRDLRDDGSLEGFRLGRENVLKLPDEE
- the thiD gene encoding bifunctional hydroxymethylpyrimidine kinase/phosphomethylpyrimidine kinase, whose amino-acid sequence is MTRARAPVSPPVALTVAGSDSGGGAGIQADLKTMEAHGVFGTSVVTAVTAQNTVGVESTHVLPVEEIAAQYEAVATDLDLGAVKTGMLATEPVIDLVADRAADATAPVVVDPVMVAASGDRLLDAAAEAAYESLIAEARLVTPNADEAAVLTGIEPTDRESAQAAGEALVEMGADAALVKGGHVNGGETVTDTLVSALPDGEPTVRTFEHPRIDTDATHGSGCTLSSAIAAHIAHGETLGYAVEAATAFMERAVRYGLDVGEGPGAVHHLAALREAADRHRTMTDVAEVVAAFVDRDVSRLVPEVGMNVVGATEYAEAVGETAAVEGRITRTFSGVAPNRGVRLGASSHVARFLLAAREFDPDLRFAVNCRFDDGTEAATAALDGPVAEYDRDAEPADASGTMGWGARQAFGAVDAGDPTPVAVLDRGDVGKEAIIKLVAETPAALGERVFTLLDAAES
- a CDS encoding response regulator, whose translation is MTATPRVLVADDELALLDLYATWLDDVDVDLVRAHCGAEALSYCEDGEVDVAILDRHMPRVSGDEVLDSLRECPAGPRVAFVTAATPDVRIVDLDIDAYLTKPVERAKFVDLVHSLVHRETLPETVDRYVEKLSKRAALLESESQSVLRADPVYSRLESELSRLASRIDDYCLEDPYLCRTLTDGDGAGIGATFDPLA